A genomic window from Pecten maximus chromosome 4, xPecMax1.1, whole genome shotgun sequence includes:
- the LOC117325572 gene encoding uncharacterized protein LOC117325572, protein MPAVPANVSDCVQALLEQLLSQQTPSPCSANSTSAPSERSESRALLYIVVTLLFYSGGIIIGIITYLKRERREIEEDREFDEFINTYIEPETRTTFHKVQQVIARLKYLQEEKIRKMGSKGTDVKSNDNEDKKDNVDKKECVENSLIKTANSWNETETSRLDNTICEDDEPLSSIVAKLIDPDKRRSFDEDSDMDEDYHEGGLTKTSSMQSIKDYTEEPGRSARSSLIDDDNEMVDDDSSTLISNQRLGNKEGIQHCKTVNKGCIVTNV, encoded by the coding sequence ATGCCCGCGGTACCGGCAAATGTGTCTGACTGTGTTCAGGCACTTCTTGAGCAGCTGCTGTCACAGCAAACCCCATCACCCTGTAGTGCCAACTCTACCTCCGCGCCCAGTGAACGCTCGGAGTCTCGGGCACTGCTCTATATAGTGGTAACACTGCTGTTCTATTCAGGGGGAATTATTATCGGTATTATCACGTACCTAAAGCGTGAACGGCGAGAAATAGAGGAGGACAGGGAGTTTGATGAATTTATTAACACTTACATTGAACCGGAGACCCGGACAACGTTCCATAAAGTTCAGCAAGTCATTGCAAGACTTAAATATCTACAGGAggaaaaaataaggaaaatggGAAGTAAGGGAACAGATGTGAAATCAAACGACAACGAGGATAAAAAGGATAACGTTGATAAAAAGGAATGTGTAGAAAATTCTCTTATCAAGACCGCCAACTCGTGGAACGAGACAGAGACTTCGAGGCTTGATAATACAATTTGTGAAGACGACGAACCACTATCATCTATCGTCGCTAAACTCATCGACCCAGACAAACGACGATCATTCGACGAAGATTCGGACATGGATGAGGACTATCATGAGGGTGGTCTCACAAAGACTTCCTCCATGCAGTCCATCAAGGATTACACCGAGGAACCGGGGAGGAGCGCACGTTCATCTCTCATCGACGACGACAACGAAATGGTGGATGACGATTCGTCTACATTGATCAGTAATCAAAGACTTGGTAACAAGGAAGGTATACAACACTGTAAAACTGTAAACAAAGGATGTATAGTGACGAATGTGTAG